ATAAACCCCTTTACCTCCCGCAAGTCCATCAGCTTTTAAAACTGCGGGGAAGGTAATATTATCAAGATAACTTTCAACTTCTGAGTAGTTATTCTTATCGAATGATTTATATGATGCGGTAGGAATGCCGTACCTCAGCATAAAATCTTTTGCATAGACTTTGCTTGTTTCAATTTCGGCAGCAATTTTTGAAGGACCGAATACTTTCGCATTTGTCATTTTGTAAAGAGAATCAGCAAGACCTAATGATAAAGGAATTTCAGGTCCTATTACGACGAGATCGATATTATCGTTATTAACAAATTGAGTAATCCCCTTTATATCAACTGAATTAATGTTTACAGGGATAGCTAGTTTATCAATGCCAGGATTTCCCTGTGTACAATAAAGGGAGCAATTTAATTCCTTGAAGGACGATGAATTTGATATTTTCCAAGCGATGGCATGCTCTCTACCTCCGTTACCAACGATTAATATCTTCATTTTATTCAACGTCAAGTAAGTAATTTAATTCTTTTGCGAGTTCTCCAGTAATATTTTTCCTATTGTACAATCTAACCATTTCTTCGTTAGCTTCCGGCATTTCGTTATTCAACCACAGTTTAAAATATTCGTAGATTGTGTCTGATATCAGTTCGGGAGTTTCATCAGGAATAAATCTGATGGCATTATATTTTTCCAGAAGTTTTTTAGTTACACCTTCAGGTACGCATGCTATTATGTTTTTGCGGCTACCAATGTATTCGCCAACTTTACCCGGCATAGCAGCGTCTTCATTTTCACCTCTTGAAACAAGCAAGAAAAGAATGTCGGAAGATAGGAGATATTTTACACATTCCGAGTGGTTTATATAACCCGGCAGATTCAGACTATCCTGAATGTTTAGATGTTTAGCAAGGTTAATAAGTTCTTTTGTAAAAATGCCAAGAAAGAGGAATTCCATCTTTCCGCGAGTTTCGGGATATTTATCGTATAAATTTCTTATAGCTTTAAAATAAAATTTTGGATTTCGTGTATAAAAACTTCCCGAATATGTAATCCTCATTTTATTTGTTAATGGAAGTTTTTTTCCTTTAGCAATTTCAAAATCCTCTTCATCATATCCATGAGAAAATATTTTGACATCATTGTAGTTTATATTTTCATATCTCCTTATTAACATTTCCTTAACTCTTCTATTAGTAGTTATTACAATGTTAGAATCTTTAATAACCTTTCGTTCGAGTTTCTCATTTGCTTTTCTGTGTAACGGAGTTGGGTAGAAATTAAGTACAGGACTGTCAACCCAAGCATCTCTATAATCTATAACGAGGGGAATTTTATACTTTCTTTTAACTTCCTGTCCAATTAGAAAATCAGTATATGGGGGGGCTGTTGCAAAGACGAGATTAAAGCCATTATATTTATCCCATATTGAGTCAATCTTTCTAAGAGCTTTTCTTTTCCATAAAATCTTTGTGTCAGGAATAAAAAACACCTGAGCAATCCTGCTACGTAATTTTCTAAATTTTTCTTTAGGAACCCTAGTAACGATCTTGGATAAATTTAATTCGTCATTACCAGTTCTTTCAATTATTATTCCACTATTAATAGCTTCGTCAAGCAGGTATTCATCAATTGCGAAATATTTTTTGGGATTTATTGTGAGTACAATAGGCTGCCAGTTATAATTCAAGAGATATTTGGCAAACTTAAGAGTTCTTTGCACACCACCCATACCCATTGGAGGAAAATAATAGGAAATAATTAATATTTTATTCAACGTATTTTAATGTATTTAATTATAAATTTACTCAAAATATTAAAAAAACTCAATTCAACTGCATTACGCAGATTTGAAGTAAAAGTACCGAAAAGAATATTTAATGAATTGATTTAATTTTAAGATTACTATAATATTATAATAAAAGCGTATATATATCCATAAATCGTACTTTTACAATATGTTATTTAACATATAATATGACCAAAGCAGATATATTAATAGTTGAAGATGATGAGATAATAGCATCGTTAATTAAAACATACTTAGAAAGAAGTAATTATAATGTTATCGATGTAACTTCAGATGGAGAAAAAGCTGTCAGCTTAGCATTGAATTCAAATCCTGATTTAATTCTACTAGATATTTTCTTAAAGAACAGTATAGATGGCATTGAAGTAGCAAAACGAATTAATAATCAAAAGGAAATACCGATTATTTTTCTCACAGCAGATTCAAGTGATGAGACAATACAAAGAGCCAAAATAACACAACCTCACGGATATTTAGTGAAACCAGTTGATAGTGTAGTTCTAATAACTAATATCGAACTAATACTCCAGAAGCAATATTCGCATAATAAAAAACTATTAGAAACGCTGAAGAAAGCGTATGATGAGCTAGAATCGAAAGTCAGGGTGAGGACTAATGAGTTATACAAAGCTAATGAAAATTTGAAAAACGAGATTGAGCAAAGATTAAGAATAGAAAAAGAATTACGCAGAGCAGATACATTAGTGACAATAGGAAAAATGTCTGCTGTCCTTGCTCATGAAATAAGAAATCCGTTAAATTCGATTAAGATTAACGCTGATATACTTATTGATAATGATTCTTTTACTGAGAGTCAAAAAAAGAGACTTAAAATTATACACAAAGAGGTTGAGAGACTGAACAATTTAGTGAAGGACGTTTTACTTTTTTCGAGGCAAAGTGACCTTTTATTGAGTGAATTTATGCTTGAGAGCTTTTTTGAAACAATACATTTGCAGCTTAAGGCAATACTTGAAGAAAAGAAAATCGTCATCGAATTTAAAACTCCTAAGGTGAAAGTAAGGGGCGATATAGAGAAACTCAAACAGGTTTTCCTTAATTTAATGATAAATGCAATAGACGCGATTTATGAAAACGGCAGGATAGAAATAAATTCTTTTACAAACAGCAATGACAAATTTATAATTGAAATAAAGGATAATGGCTGCGGAATTGCGGATACGAATAAGCTTTTTGAACCCTTTTATACGACAAAGAACCTCGGAACCGGTTTAGGTCTTCCAATATCCCAGAATATACTAAGAAGACATAATGGTAATCTATACTTACTCAGCAGTAAACCAAACGAAACAATATTCAGAATTGAGTTACCATTAAATAATATCATATTTATATAATGAAAAAAGTACTTTTAATAGATGATGAGAAAGACGCAGCGGATTCATTGTCCTCATGGTTTGAGGATAAAGGATACAGTATAAAAACTGCATACTCAGGTAAAGAAGGAATAGAGCACGTAATGAGTTTTGATCCGGATGTAGTAGTAACGGATATAAAAATGCCAGATATGTCAGGACTTGAAGTACTATCGGCTATAAAAGAATATGATGAAATGATACAGGTAATTGTTATAACAGCCTTTGATGATATGGACACAACTATAGAAGCCATACAAAAAGGTGCTTACGACTATCTTGCTAAACCACTTGATATTAAAAGGCTTGAACTATCAGTCAGAAGGGCAATAGAAAACAGGAAGAAGAGCCAGAAGCTTGAATTACTTGAACCAGAAAACCTAACGGAAAGCGAGAACAGTTTACAGCTTGTAGGAAAATCATCTGTCATGATGGAAATATTTAAGAAAATTGGAAAATCATCTGCTAACAGAGTAACTGTACTTATACAGGGAGAGAGTGGAACAGGAAAAGAATTAATTGCGAGAATAATACACAAAAGCGGCATAACAAAAGATCAGCCGTTTGTAGCGATTAACTGTACAGCACTGCCCGAAAACCTACTTGAGACAGAATTATTCGGACATGTAAAAGGTTCATTTACAGATGCTATTAGAGATAAGCGTGGAAAATTTGAACTAGCAGGAGAGGGCACTGTATTTTTAGATGAAATATCGGAAATGTCATTCAAACTTCAAGCAAAGCTGCTAAGAGTTCTTCAAGAGCATGAATTCGAAAGAGTAGGAGGTGAAAATTCAATACAGCTAAAAGCGAGGATAATAGCCGCGACGAACAAAAATCTCAGTAAAATGGTAAATGAAGGAACATTTAGAGAGGACCTTTATTACAGGTTAAGTGTTTTTTCTATCACATCACCACCTTTAAGAGACAGACGCAATGATATTGAATTACTTGTAAAGCATTTCATTGAAAAGATAAACACAAAGCTTCATAAAAACGTTAGAAAAATACCGAAAGAAGTTATGTATCTTTTAAAGAATCACGAGTGGAGAGGGAACGTTAGAGAGTTGGAAAACACACTAATGCAAGCGGTTGTTCTATCTAAATCAGATATGCTTGAGAAGGAAAATATATTACTGAAGAAATACACCGATAATGAATTCAGTGACTTACTTGCGAGGGAAAACATCTCACTTGAAGAGCTTGAAAAAGAATATATAAAAAGAATACTTACCCGTACAGACTGGAATGTAAATAGAACATGTGAAGTATTAAAAATTAGTAAAGCAACAATATACAGGAAGATAGAGCAATACGGATTGAAACAACTGAAACAAAATTAATTGTTCCTGATTTCGTTATCATTTAAGTTTGAATCAGGAATATATTTACTCCCCAATATTATAACCGAAACTTTACCAGTAAATTTATCGCTAATTGAGATTGAATTAGTGTTTTCCCAAACAGAAGCACTTTTTTTAATTACGATATTTCTATTATTAACGTCTGTAATACTAATTTGAACCGGAACAGGCATCCCACCTTTATTGGAAACAACAAAACTAAGAGTGAAGTCATCATTCTGATTGAATTTATACAGACCTAAATCCGCAGTACCGAATTCCATAAACCATCTCTTCCAGAACCAGTTATAATCAGTTTTTGTAAACGTGTTAAAAAGATTAAAAAAGTCGTATGGAGTCGGGTGCTTACCATTCCAAATTCGAATGTACTCTTTTAAAAAATCTTTAAACATTACATCGCCGACCATCTCTTTGAGTATATCATAAACCAGAGCGGCTTTATTGTATGCATTGAGACGATAAGAAGGGGAGCGCAACTGATTTGATATAGACAGCATTGGAATATCATAAAACGTTCCTGCGGTTTTAAGATATGAGATAACGTTGTAGGCTCTTGAATCTATTCTGTTAGTATCTCTAAAAGAATCAACAGGGGCAAATTTTTCCATTAAACTTTGAAATTCCTGCGGCAGGAAGACAGCCCATCCTTCATCCATCCAAGCATACTTACGCTCATTAGTACCTATGTAAAAAGGGAAAAAAGTATGAGACATTTCGTGAGAAGTAAGGTAAACAGTTGATTCCCAGGTCTCTGTATCATCATCGTTAATAATCATCGGATATTCCATACCCCCCTCGCCGTTAAAAACAGTCATTGAAGAATAAGGATATGGAACGCCAGGGTATGTGTTCCCCATATATTCAATGAATTTTTCTGCAATATTAAATACATTGTATTTATTGTAAGCCAGAGCATTTGGTCTGAAAGCTGTATGAAGATTAACTTTTCCGGAATTAACATTTTTCATTTTCCACTTATAGTGATCACTCATTGCAAAAGCAAAATCCGGTACATTATCAGCTTTAAAATACCAAACATTATTCCCATTATTTTTTGTTAATTGATTAGTCGAATTAAGGACTGAACAATCAACTTCAAAGAAATCATCATCCTTAACAGCAGCGTTATACAGTTTCAAATAATAATCTTGAAGTATTTCATCAGGATTTTGCAATAATCCTGTTGCCCAAACACACATATTGGGTCTATCTGTTGTTATTTTAACGTTGAAATTATTAAAGTCATTGTAGTATTCTACCTGACCTTTATAATCAATCATATCCCATCCATCAATATCATCAAAGACCGAAACCTGTGGATACCAATGACCTATCATGTAAGATGTGGAATCATATTTACCCATCCGCGGGAAGTCTTCAGGGATTATGAAACTCCAGTCGATAATAATATTGCAAGAAGATTTAGGGGATAAAGGAGTATTTAATTTAACAACGAGATTTGTTCCTCCACGGGAGACACTATTTGATTTAAGGTCAACATCATTACTGTTTATGACAAGTTTTGCAATTTCCAATCCTTTGGTAAGATTTTTCTCATTAACCTCCCAATCACGAGATTTACCGGGTTTAGAGAAGTCCTGATACGTGCGAAAAACAATCCTATCGAGAGAATGCGGAGAATTATTATAATATTTGATTCTTGCTGTTGCTGTCAATTTTTGTGTAAATGAATTAATGAACACATCAATTTCATAATCAGCAGAATTTTGCCAATAGTTTACACCCGGAGATCCGGTTACTGACCGAGTTTGCTTTTCGTAAGCATTATTAATTTCATTCGGAACAAAGATATTCTGTGCACTTAGTGAAAGTGAGTAGAAAGCAAGTGCGATTGATATAATGTATTTCATGATAAATTTTGAAATAAAATAAGGATTGTAAACTGCAGAAACAATATTGTTCAAAAAATCCAATTTTTAATAATATTACAATAATATTACCCAGTGAACTAAATATTTATATAAAACCGAGTCAATATTTCTTAATGATATCTTTAGCTGTCTTTATTATTTCATTTCTAAGTGACTTAGGTTTAATAACTTTGCATTTGTTTCCCCAGCCGAGTATCCAAGATATGAATTCGCGTGATATTTTTAGTTTTGCTTTAAAAAGTACTCCTTTTTCGGTTTCTAAAATTATTTGATTATTAATGAAGACTCGGTTCTTGATATTGGTGCAAGAATTATCGAAAAGCAATTCTACGTTCTCTACAACACCTGACTGGTAAATTCCCCAGGAATCTTTCAGAAACTCATACATTGACGGAAGGCTTTTGTGTGCAGACTTTTTTGAGGTGAAGTTTATGTTTTGTAACTTTTCAATTAGATAAAACCTTACTTTTTGAATATCATCATTTTCAAGTCCTACCAGGATAAAAGAACGGCTAGTTTTTAATAATCCAACAGGTATTACATTTCTTCTTAAAGTAATCCTTTTCTCATCTTTTTCATAATCGAATTCGATTTTTGTTTTCTGATTTATTGACTTTACGATTTGAACGAAGTATTTCAGCGTCTCATCTTTAAAAATTTGTCTTATTCCTTTTAAGTTCTTAATTGTATCAGTATCATTAAGAGCCAGATATGTATTGATGAGTTTATTGAGCAGCTTCGTAGATATTTTTTGATTAATTTTTAACCTTCTTTTTGATGAGTGTAGAGGGATCCCAATTTCTCTAATCTTAGTGAAATCTCTACGAACTGTTGTCAGGCTTTCAGATACTAATCGAGATATATCATTTTCGGAAAAATTATCAGGTTTATCCAGAACCATTGATATAATGTCAATCTGTCTTATTAATTCTTTTGAAATTTCTTTTGGCATATATTATAATAAAAAATCACTTTTCAAATAAAATAAATATTATTGTTTCATAGTAAGTCTTTTGCTTTAGCGGTTTTGGAAACTGCACAAAATCATGAAGAGAATATAATAAAATCGTTAGACATTCCATTAACAAAATCTGTTGCATTCATTGCCTTTTTACCTTCAGGTTGGATAGATAATATTTCAAGATCATTGTCAAGGGTTGAAACATAAAGTTTTTTATCAACAGAAAACAATGTTCCTGGTATTTTATTTGATTTTATATTACTCAATAGGCTTTTCAAAACTTTGTATACTTTTCCATTACTTGTTGTATAAGCTGAAGGAGCCGGGGATAGACCTCTTATGTAATTGTGTAATGATATCGAATCTTTATTCCAATCAATTAAACAATCCTTACGATATATCTTTGGAGCTATTGTTGCAATTGAATTATCTTGACTAATCAGTTTGTAAGTTCCGTTTTTAACAAGATTAATTGTATCAATTATCAGGTTGGCACCTTCTTCTGACATTCTATAATATACATCTCCAAAAGTATCATTAATGTTAATAGAAATTTCCTTCTGTAAAATTATACTACCAGTGTCAACGCTATTGTCAAGAAAAAAAGTGGTTATGCCAGACATTGATTCTCCATTCATTATAGCGCGGTTTATTGGTGCAGCACCTCTATATTTAGGCAACATAGATGCATGCAAATTAATCGAACCTAGTTTAGGAATTGTAAAAATCTCTTTTGGAAGGATACGAAAAGCAATTATAACAATTATGTCAGGATTCAAACAATTCAAATTATTAATGAAATCTTCGTCTCGAAGGTTCTCAGGCTGAAGTACAGGAATTTTGTACTCCAAAGCGAATTTTTTGACATCAGAATAATTCAATTTAAGTCCTCGGCCTTTTTTCTTATCCGGAACCGTGACAACTGCGGGAACTTCATAGTCACTTTGTACAATCCTTCTGAAAGCAGGTATCCCAAAATCCGGCGAACCCATTAAAATTATTCGCATAATGATAAGAATTTATTTCCCGTTAAAGATTGGATAATTTGGCAATACTTTGTGCTTTTTGATTTTATTAAGTGATGCTTTTAGTTTCTTCAGTTCATCTTCGTCGAGATGATCAACAAACAGTTTACCATGCAGATGGTCTATTTCATGCTGAATGACTCTTGCGAGCATACCATCTGCTTCGAGAGAAACATCATTCATGTCAAAGTCATTATACTTAACGAATATTTTCTCAGGTCTTTTTACTTCAGCTCTTACTTCCGGTATGCTAAGACAACCTTCTTCGATAGCAATTTCCCCATGATTATCAGTAATGACAGGATTTATTAAAGTAATTGGTTTTACATGCTTGTATTCATCTATGCAGGAAATGTCAATGACACAAAGCGATTTATCGAAATTTACCTGAGGAGCCGCTAAACCAATTCCTTCGGCACTTGCCATGGTAAAATACATATCCTGTACGAGTTTAATAATCTCTTTGTCAATTTTTTTAATGGGTTTAACTTCTTTACGAAGTATTTCCATACCGTACGTCGTAATCGGAAGTTGCTCCGGAATATTATTGAAATTCATATATATAAAAACAAAAATATTTTAAAATCGTTTAATCCTTTTTGATAAATTCATAATAAAGAGGGTCAACAAAATCCGATGAT
The window above is part of the Ignavibacteria bacterium genome. Proteins encoded here:
- a CDS encoding response regulator, whose product is MTKADILIVEDDEIIASLIKTYLERSNYNVIDVTSDGEKAVSLALNSNPDLILLDIFLKNSIDGIEVAKRINNQKEIPIIFLTADSSDETIQRAKITQPHGYLVKPVDSVVLITNIELILQKQYSHNKKLLETLKKAYDELESKVRVRTNELYKANENLKNEIEQRLRIEKELRRADTLVTIGKMSAVLAHEIRNPLNSIKINADILIDNDSFTESQKKRLKIIHKEVERLNNLVKDVLLFSRQSDLLLSEFMLESFFETIHLQLKAILEEKKIVIEFKTPKVKVRGDIEKLKQVFLNLMINAIDAIYENGRIEINSFTNSNDKFIIEIKDNGCGIADTNKLFEPFYTTKNLGTGLGLPISQNILRRHNGNLYLLSSKPNETIFRIELPLNNIIFI
- a CDS encoding sigma-54 dependent transcriptional regulator, with protein sequence MKKVLLIDDEKDAADSLSSWFEDKGYSIKTAYSGKEGIEHVMSFDPDVVVTDIKMPDMSGLEVLSAIKEYDEMIQVIVITAFDDMDTTIEAIQKGAYDYLAKPLDIKRLELSVRRAIENRKKSQKLELLEPENLTESENSLQLVGKSSVMMEIFKKIGKSSANRVTVLIQGESGTGKELIARIIHKSGITKDQPFVAINCTALPENLLETELFGHVKGSFTDAIRDKRGKFELAGEGTVFLDEISEMSFKLQAKLLRVLQEHEFERVGGENSIQLKARIIAATNKNLSKMVNEGTFREDLYYRLSVFSITSPPLRDRRNDIELLVKHFIEKINTKLHKNVRKIPKEVMYLLKNHEWRGNVRELENTLMQAVVLSKSDMLEKENILLKKYTDNEFSDLLARENISLEELEKEYIKRILTRTDWNVNRTCEVLKISKATIYRKIEQYGLKQLKQN
- a CDS encoding M1 family metallopeptidase, whose amino-acid sequence is MKYIISIALAFYSLSLSAQNIFVPNEINNAYEKQTRSVTGSPGVNYWQNSADYEIDVFINSFTQKLTATARIKYYNNSPHSLDRIVFRTYQDFSKPGKSRDWEVNEKNLTKGLEIAKLVINSNDVDLKSNSVSRGGTNLVVKLNTPLSPKSSCNIIIDWSFIIPEDFPRMGKYDSTSYMIGHWYPQVSVFDDIDGWDMIDYKGQVEYYNDFNNFNVKITTDRPNMCVWATGLLQNPDEILQDYYLKLYNAAVKDDDFFEVDCSVLNSTNQLTKNNGNNVWYFKADNVPDFAFAMSDHYKWKMKNVNSGKVNLHTAFRPNALAYNKYNVFNIAEKFIEYMGNTYPGVPYPYSSMTVFNGEGGMEYPMIINDDDTETWESTVYLTSHEMSHTFFPFYIGTNERKYAWMDEGWAVFLPQEFQSLMEKFAPVDSFRDTNRIDSRAYNVISYLKTAGTFYDIPMLSISNQLRSPSYRLNAYNKAALVYDILKEMVGDVMFKDFLKEYIRIWNGKHPTPYDFFNLFNTFTKTDYNWFWKRWFMEFGTADLGLYKFNQNDDFTLSFVVSNKGGMPVPVQISITDVNNRNIVIKKSASVWENTNSISISDKFTGKVSVIILGSKYIPDSNLNDNEIRNN
- a CDS encoding WYL domain-containing transcriptional regulator encodes the protein MPKEISKELIRQIDIISMVLDKPDNFSENDISRLVSESLTTVRRDFTKIREIGIPLHSSKRRLKINQKISTKLLNKLINTYLALNDTDTIKNLKGIRQIFKDETLKYFVQIVKSINQKTKIEFDYEKDEKRITLRRNVIPVGLLKTSRSFILVGLENDDIQKVRFYLIEKLQNINFTSKKSAHKSLPSMYEFLKDSWGIYQSGVVENVELLFDNSCTNIKNRVFINNQIILETEKGVLFKAKLKISREFISWILGWGNKCKVIKPKSLRNEIIKTAKDIIKKY
- the fmt gene encoding methionyl-tRNA formyltransferase, which produces MRIILMGSPDFGIPAFRRIVQSDYEVPAVVTVPDKKKGRGLKLNYSDVKKFALEYKIPVLQPENLRDEDFINNLNCLNPDIIVIIAFRILPKEIFTIPKLGSINLHASMLPKYRGAAPINRAIMNGESMSGITTFFLDNSVDTGSIILQKEISININDTFGDVYYRMSEEGANLIIDTINLVKNGTYKLISQDNSIATIAPKIYRKDCLIDWNKDSISLHNYIRGLSPAPSAYTTSNGKVYKVLKSLLSNIKSNKIPGTLFSVDKKLYVSTLDNDLEILSIQPEGKKAMNATDFVNGMSNDFIIFSS
- the def gene encoding peptide deformylase encodes the protein MNFNNIPEQLPITTYGMEILRKEVKPIKKIDKEIIKLVQDMYFTMASAEGIGLAAPQVNFDKSLCVIDISCIDEYKHVKPITLINPVITDNHGEIAIEEGCLSIPEVRAEVKRPEKIFVKYNDFDMNDVSLEADGMLARVIQHEIDHLHGKLFVDHLDEDELKKLKASLNKIKKHKVLPNYPIFNGK